Proteins co-encoded in one Leptospira levettii genomic window:
- a CDS encoding patatin-like phospholipase family protein: MKDLEGKIHLVSSLPLFRSLSKKEKTWVAESVHIVEREREEILFTAGDSDRSLFLILSGGIKLFLPKKGEGKREEEVQYLKKGEYFGIQALLTGEKHNHTAVTVTESRFLVLSQSEFQKLIQKIPYLSITFSKMLTKSLRGELLGGKEYFRNSVVCLVHSDPITKDRFADELVKMIELESGKKAIILHFSQNGGNNSPYSKSYKFKDEDRIKETLGKHYASHSFIFLEVFPDTDHELKQLFLDEADHIENLISKEFSSNLCDSITKDAKESQILYHETNIRDILDHGKWDIFIRRKARELSGVEVGVALGGGAALGLAQVGIMKVMEEEGIVPDMIAGTSIGAIIGAFWASGLGYKGILPLLGEIDSLFKMFKLVDLSFPGQGLLHGKHVRTLLEKYLGDLYFEDLPIKLRLISCDISTRQEIVLSEGKVLDAVMASISIPGVFVPQPQENGKTYVDGGIVNPLPVSALTQEGIQKIIAINSMPSSKDEMKTNKLLNLNVLDIIVNSLYSLQYRIGKYSAQEADVYLNPILPNSNWFEFWRSKEFIELGETVAKSSLDEIKQLFSEKN, from the coding sequence ATGAAAGATCTTGAAGGCAAAATCCACCTCGTTTCAAGTTTACCCCTATTCCGTAGTCTTTCCAAAAAAGAAAAAACTTGGGTGGCAGAGTCAGTTCACATTGTGGAAAGAGAACGAGAGGAAATTCTTTTCACAGCGGGTGATAGTGATCGCAGTTTATTTTTAATTCTTTCGGGCGGGATTAAATTGTTTCTCCCCAAAAAAGGGGAAGGCAAACGGGAAGAAGAAGTTCAATACTTAAAAAAAGGGGAATATTTTGGAATCCAAGCTTTATTGACGGGTGAAAAACACAACCATACTGCCGTTACAGTAACTGAATCAAGATTTTTAGTTTTATCCCAATCAGAATTCCAAAAATTAATCCAAAAAATTCCATACCTTTCCATCACCTTTTCCAAAATGCTGACTAAATCCTTACGTGGAGAACTGTTAGGCGGAAAAGAATACTTTCGCAATTCTGTTGTATGTTTGGTTCATTCCGATCCGATTACCAAAGACCGATTTGCCGATGAACTTGTAAAAATGATCGAATTGGAATCTGGTAAAAAAGCCATTATCCTCCATTTTTCCCAAAACGGAGGAAACAATTCTCCTTATTCTAAATCGTATAAATTTAAAGATGAGGACCGTATCAAGGAAACTTTAGGCAAACATTATGCAAGCCATTCCTTTATTTTTTTAGAAGTATTCCCTGATACAGATCATGAATTAAAACAACTGTTTCTAGATGAAGCAGATCATATCGAAAATCTAATCTCTAAAGAATTCTCATCTAATTTATGTGATTCGATCACAAAAGATGCCAAAGAAAGCCAAATCCTCTACCATGAAACCAATATCAGGGATATTTTAGACCACGGCAAATGGGATATTTTCATTCGTAGGAAAGCAAGAGAACTTTCAGGGGTAGAGGTGGGTGTAGCACTTGGTGGAGGGGCTGCCCTTGGTCTTGCGCAAGTGGGGATCATGAAGGTGATGGAAGAAGAAGGTATCGTCCCCGACATGATCGCTGGAACTAGTATCGGTGCCATCATCGGGGCGTTTTGGGCGAGTGGCCTTGGTTACAAAGGGATCCTTCCTTTACTCGGTGAAATTGATAGTCTTTTTAAAATGTTCAAACTGGTCGATTTATCCTTTCCGGGACAAGGTTTACTTCACGGAAAACATGTAAGAACACTCCTCGAAAAATACTTAGGTGATTTGTACTTTGAGGATTTACCAATCAAACTAAGGCTCATTAGTTGTGATATCTCAACAAGGCAAGAAATTGTTTTATCGGAAGGTAAGGTCCTCGATGCAGTGATGGCAAGTATTTCCATCCCAGGAGTCTTTGTCCCCCAACCACAAGAAAATGGAAAAACCTATGTAGATGGGGGGATTGTAAACCCTCTCCCTGTATCTGCACTCACCCAAGAAGGGATCCAAAAAATCATCGCCATTAACTCCATGCCGAGTTCCAAAGATGAAATGAAAACAAACAAACTCCTCAATCTAAATGTACTCGATATCATTGTGAACAGTTTGTATTCGTTGCAGTACCGAATTGGTAAATATAGCGCACAAGAAGCAGATGTCTATTTAAATCCAATCCTCCCCAATTC